The DNA sequence CCATGCCGAAGCGATACTTCCCCCGAGGCCGAAGCGTCGGTATACGAATCCGATCCAAATTCCCGCCGTCAGAAGAGTCAGAAGGACATTGGTCACGACGCCGCCAATTTCATATCCCAAGGTTTCCGCCAGAGGCCAGGCCATGAGTGGATAGAGGATCCGTCGCAACAGCATTGCCGATTGCCAGTATTCCTTTGGTGCTCCCTCCAGCATCAGAAACGGTTGCCGATGGACGAAGTGATCGATGTTGGCCAGGTACCCGCAGGGGAGTTCCAAAGGGGTGCGCGAGGTGGTGGCATAGGGGGCCAGGGTTCCCGTGGAGGCCCAGCAGGCGGCGAGCGACACGAGTCCCGCAACCAGCCAGGTAATCCAGGGAGGGGACCGGGTGGGGATGTTTTCGACGTTCGCGGGTTCGATGCCGGGCGGCATGGCTTGCCGATTCCTGGTTGTCATGGGTTCATGTCTTGGAAAAAGGTAGCTGCCCAGGTCCCCCCCCCCGGAGGGTCGGAGGTCAACTCGGCTCTACCCGGAGTATTTGGCCTGGATCGTGATGAAAGCGTCAAGGTGGTCCATGAAAAGATCGACCAGCCTGGGTTCGAAATGCCGCCCTTTTTCTTCCGCCAGAAGTTGCAGAATCCGGTCCAGGGACCATGCGGGTTTGTAGGCCCGGGCATGGTACAGGGCGTCGAATACATCGATGAGGGCGGTAATGCGTGCGAATATATGAATGTCATCGCCCTTGAGTCCACGCGGGTATCCCGAGCCGTCCCATTTTTCGTGATGTTGCGAACATATGATCGCTCCCGATTGGAACACTTCGCGTTTTTGCCCCTGGAGGACGGTGGAACCGATTTCGGGATGTTGCCGGACGATGTGCCACTCTTCGTCGGTCAGTGGACCCGGCTTGTTGAGGATCGTATCGGAAATACCGATTTTTCCCAGGTCGTGCATGGGTGAGGCAAGCCACAGGAGTTCGATTTCCTGGGGGGCAAGGCCCAGGAGTCGGGCCATGAGACGGGAACATTCGGCCACGCGGCGGACATGATGTCCGGTTTCCCCGGAACGGGCCTCGATCACCTCCCCGAGGACGAAGATGACATCCTTCTGGGTGTTGATGATCTCCTTGTTCAGGGCCAAATTTTCGAAGGCAGCGGCAATGTTGAGCGAAAAAATGTTCAACAGGTCATGGTCCGCTTTCGAGAGGGGTTGCTCCAATTGCAGGTAGATCAGGTGTTCCTTTTCCTTGCGTGAAAGAAAATAGCCAAGATAAGCCCGGTCGCGATATTGGTTGCCGCGGGATTTTCGTCCTTCTTCGATCAATTCCAGAACGGATGGCGTGACCACGTCTTCCACCGGTTTTCCGATGAAGAGGGCATGGGTCCCCAGGGCGGCATGGATGCACGATACCCCATCTTCCTGGGCCGCCACGAAACATTCGACCGGGCCCGAGGCATGGGACGAACCTTCCGGGTTGAAGAAGGCAGTCAATTGGGTGAGTATTCCCGCCGCCAATTCGTCGAGCGATTGGACATCGAACAGGTTTCCCGTGGCCTTGATGATTTTCTCCAGGCCATTCCGGGTCCGGTCGAGGGCGCGGATGTCGCGGTAGGAGCGCAGGGCGGAGATCAGGGAGGTGGCGAGCGAGGTATCGGTCAGGCCCGCCTTTTCACGGTAATCGTTGATGTCGTATTCGGTCGTGACCTGGTCCTCGGGGGCCTGTCCCGGTTGACCGGTGCGCAGGATGATCCGGACAAACCGGTTTTGCGCCACATCCCGGATCCAACGAACCACCTTGAGCCCCGAATCTTCCTCTTCCATCACGACATCCAGCAGGACGACCGCCGCATCGGGATGCCGCCGCAACAGTTCCATCGCCTCCGCGCCCGAATACCCGCTGATCAACTCCAGTCGCTGACCGTCGAAGGAAAAGGTTTTGAGAATCATCCGGGTGACCTGATGGACATCCGGTTCATCGTCGATGATGATGATTTTCCATGATGGGATGTCGGAACGTCCTGTCCGTCCTGTCCGTCCAGGGATGACCCCTTGGGACGGGCCAATGTCCAGGTTGATTTTTCCTGTCTTCATCAACTTTTGTCTCCCCCCCGAAGGCCATCCGTTCGCTTGTCGCCAGGTGTTCCGGGAAATTTAATCACGAACAAAACCCCTTCGCCGATGGCACTTTGACAGGCGATCGACCCTTTCAGTACCTGGGTCACCTGGTTGTACACCACATGCATTCCCAGTCCGCTTCCCCCTTGTCCCCGTCGTGTGGTGAAGAACGGTTCGTAGAGGCGCTTGACGGCGTCGGCATTCATTCCCCGACCGTTGTCCTGGTAGATGAGGAGGACCTCATCCTCCTGAAGGGAGGCCTCGATCCTTATTTGTCCCCGATCCATGTTTTCAAAGCCATGGATCAGGGAGTTCATCACCAGATTGGTCACGATCTGGGAAATCGAACCGGGTCGGGTGGCCAGGGTTTGTTTTTCCGGACAGACAATGTCCACGACATGATGGGTATTTTTCAGTTTGGGACGCAGACTGAGGAGGATTTCATGGAGGTATCCCCCGAGGTCGATGGAACGCAATTCCTGACTCGTCTGGTCTACCGCCACCATCTTGAAACTGTTGATCAGTTCCGCCGCCCGCCGCAGATTGGCCTCGATCAGGTCGGAGGACTCGGTGGCCAGATCGAGATAATTGTTCAGATGTTCGTAGGTCAGCTCGTTGGCCGCGACCCGTTTCCGGAACAGGGAGGTCTGATTCTTCAAATAGGTCGCCGAGGTGAAACCGATGCCGATCGGGGTGTTGATTTCATGGGCGACGCCCGCGACCATGCCGCCCAGGGCCGCCATCCGTTCGGACTGGATGAGCTGGAATTGGTATTCCTGCAATGATTTGACATTGTTCTGCAATTCGATGGTCCGTTCCCGAACTTTTTCTTCCAGTTCGGCATTCTTGATGCGCAGATTTTCTTCCGCCCGCCGTTTTTCGATCAGGCGGGCCAGGGCGTGGCCGATGGTGAACAGGGCGTCCTGTTCGTTTTCGTCGAAGGGGTGACCCGCATCCAG is a window from the Magnetococcales bacterium genome containing:
- a CDS encoding DUF3369 domain-containing protein; this encodes MKTGKINLDIGPSQGVIPGRTGRTGRSDIPSWKIIIIDDEPDVHQVTRMILKTFSFDGQRLELISGYSGAEAMELLRRHPDAAVVLLDVVMEEEDSGLKVVRWIRDVAQNRFVRIILRTGQPGQAPEDQVTTEYDINDYREKAGLTDTSLATSLISALRSYRDIRALDRTRNGLEKIIKATGNLFDVQSLDELAAGILTQLTAFFNPEGSSHASGPVECFVAAQEDGVSCIHAALGTHALFIGKPVEDVVTPSVLELIEEGRKSRGNQYRDRAYLGYFLSRKEKEHLIYLQLEQPLSKADHDLLNIFSLNIAAAFENLALNKEIINTQKDVIFVLGEVIEARSGETGHHVRRVAECSRLMARLLGLAPQEIELLWLASPMHDLGKIGISDTILNKPGPLTDEEWHIVRQHPEIGSTVLQGQKREVFQSGAIICSQHHEKWDGSGYPRGLKGDDIHIFARITALIDVFDALYHARAYKPAWSLDRILQLLAEEKGRHFEPRLVDLFMDHLDAFITIQAKYSG